A stretch of the Vigna radiata var. radiata cultivar VC1973A unplaced genomic scaffold, Vradiata_ver6 scaffold_43, whole genome shotgun sequence genome encodes the following:
- the LOC106752721 gene encoding ribonucleoside-diphosphate reductase large subunit has translation MYVVKRDGRQEAVHFDKITARLKKLSYGLSTVHCDAVLVAQKVCAGVYKGVTTSQLDELAAETAAAMTANHPDYACLAARIAVSNLHKNTKKSFSETIKIMYYHINKKSGLKAPLVADDVYEIIMKNASRLDSEIIYDRDFDYDYFGFKTLERSYLLKVQGKVVERPQHMLMRVAVGIHKDDIESAVRTYHMMSQRWFTHASPTLFNAGTPRPQLSSCFLVCMNDDSIEGIYETLKECAIISKSAGGIGVSVHNIRATGSYIRGTNGTSNGIVPMLRVFNDTARYVDQGGGKRKGAFAVYLEPWHADMFEFLDLRKNHGKEEHRARDLFYALWVPDLFMERVQSNGHWSLFCPNEAPGLADCWGQEFEELYHRYEREGKAKKVVQAQSLWFEILKSQIETGTPYMLFKDTCNRKSNQQNLGTIKSSNLCTEVIEYSSPTETAVCNLASIALPRFVREKDVPMESHPSKLVGSTGSRNRYFDFDKLAEITALVTTNLNKVIDVNYYPIENAKRSNLRHRPIGIGVQGLADAFILLGMPFDSPEAQHLNKEIFETIYYHALKTSSELAAKEGSYETYSGSPVSKGILQPDMWGVTPSRRWDWGALREMISENGVRNSLLVAPMPTASTSQILGNNECFEPYTSNIYSRRVLSGEFVVVNKHLLHDLTEMGLWSPTLKNNIIYEDGSVQKIPEIPYELKTIYKTVWEIKQRTLVDMAADRGCYIDQSQSLNIHIDQPNFGKLTSLHFHAWSKGLKTGMYYLRSRAAADAIKFTVDTTALKEKSNEMQENCDVDCDDNTKMAQMLCSLTNREECLACGS, from the exons ATGTACGTTGTAAAGAGGGACGGACGCCAAGAAGCGGTGCACTTCGACAAAATAACCGCTCGCCTCAAGAAACTCAGTTATGGCTTGAGCACCGTTCATTGCGATGCCGTTCTCGTCGCTCAGAAAGTCTGCGCCGGCGTCTACAAAGGCGTCACTACCAGTCAACTCGACGAATTGGCCGCCGAAACAGCCGCCGCCATGACCGCAAACCATCCCGATTACGCTTGT TTGGCTGCTAGGATTGCCGTATCGAATCTCCACAAGAACACCAAGAAGTCGTTCTCGGAGAC GATCAAGATCATGTACTATCATATTAACAAGAAATCGGGGTTGAAGGCTCCTCTGGTCGCTGATGATGTTTATGAGATAATTATGAAG AATGCTTCTCGTTTGGACAGCGAGATAATCTATGACAGGGACTTCGACTATGATTATTTTGGGTTCAAAACCCTTGAGAGGTCTTACCTCTTAAAGGTTCAAGGGAAGGTCGTGGAAAGGCCGCAACACATGTTGATGAGAGTCGCGGTTGGGATTCACAAGGATGACATAGAATCTGCTGTCAGAACTTACCACATGATGTCTCAACGATGGTTCACCCACGCATCTCCTACACTTTTCAATGCTGGAACTCCTAGGCCTCAA CTGAGTAGCTGCTTCCTTGTGTGCATGAATGATGATAGCATAGAGGGGATATATGAAACTTTGAAGGAGTGTGCTATCATAAGTAAATCAGCTGGAGGAATCGGTGTCTCTGTCCACAACATTCGTGCTACGGGCAGTTATATTCGTGGGACAAATGGGACGTCCAACGGCATTGTTCCAATGTTACGTGTGTTCAATGATACTGCCCGCTATGTTGATCAGGGGGGAGGCAAGAGGAAAG GAGCATTTGCTGTGTACTTGGAGCCATGGCACGCTGATATGTTCGAGTTTTTGgatttaagaaaaaatcatGGAAAG GAGGAACATCGTGCACGAGATCTGTTTTATGCTCTTTGGGTGCCTGATCTCTTTATGGAAAGAGTTCAGAGTAATGGACATTGGTCTTTGTTTTGCCCCAATGAAGCACCAGGTTTGGCAGATTGTTGGGGTCAGGAATTTGAGGAGCTTTATCATCGATATGAAAGAGAA GGGAAAGCAAAAAAGGTTGTCCAGGCACAGAGCCTGTGGTTTGAAATTCTGAAATCACAGATAGAAACTGGAACCCCTTACATGCTTTTTAAG GATACTTGCAATAGGAAAAGCAACCaacaaaatttgggcacaatTAAATCGTCAAACTTGTGTACTGAGGTAATTGAGTATTCAAGTCCAACTGAAACTGCTGTGTGCAATCTTGCATCCATTGCACTACCACGATTTGTAAGAGAGAAG GATGTTCCGATGGAATCTCATCCATCAAAGCTTGTTGGAAGCACTGGCTCTCGGAATCGGTATTTTGACTTTGATAAACTAGCGGAG ATTACTGCTCTGGTCACAACCAACCTGAACAAAGTGATTGATGTTAATTACTACCCGATTGAAAATGCAAAGCGGTCAAACTTACGGCACAGACCCATTGGTATTGGAGTACAGGGTCTTGCTGATGCTTTCATACTGCTTGGTATGCCGTTTGATTCACCAGAG GCTCAGCACTTAAACAAGGAAATATTTGAGACTATTTACTATCATGCACTGAAAACTTCATCTGAGTTGGCTGCAAAAGAAGGTTCCTATGAGACATACAGTGGTAGTCCTGTAAGCAAG ggaATTCTCCAGCCAGACATGTGGGGTGTGACGCCCTCAAGACGTTGGGATTGGGGTGCACTAAGGGAGATGATATCAGAGAATGGTGTGAGAAATTCACTTCTCGTGGCTCCTATGCCTACTGCATCCACTAGTCAGATTCTTGGAAATAATGAGTGCTTTGAACCATATACTTCAAATATCTATAGTCGTAGAGTTTTAAG TGGTGAGTTTGTTGTTGTCAACAAGCATCTTCTTCATGACTTGACGGAAATGGGACTGTGGTCTCCTACACTGAAGAATAATATTATCTATGAAGATGGCTCTGTACAGAAAATTCCAGAAATACCTTATGAACTGAAGACCATATACAA AACTGTTTGGGAGATTAAACAAAGGACATTGGTAGATATGGCTGCTGATCGAGGATGCTACATAGATCAGAGCCAAAGCTTAAATATTCACATTGATCAACCCAACTTCGGAAAACTGacttctttgcatttccatgcaTGGTCCAAG GGTCTGAAGACAGGAATGTACTATCTTCGATCACGAGCTGCAGCTGATGCTATCAAGTTCACCGTTGACACCACTGCTCTCAAA GAAAAGTCTAATGAAATGCAGGAAAACTGCGATGTGGACTGTGATGATAATACAAAAATGGCACAAATGTTGTGCTCTTTAACCAACCGTGAAGAATGCCTAGCTTGTGGGAGTTGA